One region of Drosophila kikkawai strain 14028-0561.14 chromosome 2R, DkikHiC1v2, whole genome shotgun sequence genomic DNA includes:
- the Sardh gene encoding sarcosine dehydrogenase, mitochondrial: MWRQRILQQASRRGMSKQTKGVGEGGAARKEPSGSLPSSADVVVIGGGSAGCHTLYHLARRGVKAVLLERAQLTAGTTWHTAGLLWRLRPNDVDIQLLANSRRMLQQLEEETGLDPGWIQNGGIFIAHNETRLDEYRRLATVGSALGIENQVLSPEETQKLFPLLDPSAFVGALYSPGDGVMDPAMLCAALKKAATNLGAQVIENCGVDDLLLEQNSRGKKVVGVSTSFGDIRSEKVVNATGVWGRDLVAKHGSHLPLVPMKHAYIVSESIPGVRGLPNIRDHDYSTYFRIQGDAICMGGYEPNPILLEPVPKDFHFGLYELDWSVFEAHVEGAQKLCPSYAKYGVKSTVCGPESFTPDHKPLMGPDPVLSGLYHNCGFNSAGMMFGGGCGEQTALWVTKGQPDLPMFGFDLRRFTQEQGKATQWIREKSHESYVKNYSMVFKYDQPLAGRDFQKDPLHDEMMQAGAVMEEKQGWERPGFFLPANSKKAVVLPYDWYGSYGHQRIQDSEYERVLEGDLHYSRFSEHHELIGSEALACRNNAVVFNMSYFAKLLLDGSQAQEAADWLFSANTNREPSKTVYTCALNDAGGVEADVTISRLESGSGQIHDPKINGQGFYIVAGGASAFYTYSALQAEIRRKGFNANLKDLTAELGVISIQGPNSRKILQPLIDCDLSDEQVPPNSTRLASFGDVGVRLLRVSFVGELGYELHVPKKDCVAVYRNLMKAGAGQDLRNAGYRSLYSLSSEKGYHLWSFDLRPDDTPLEAGLGFTCRRNGADYRGKAAIEKQRAEGLKKRLVYLTLQDQVPIWGLEGVYRNGEPVGILRRAEYAYTLGKSLGQAYISRPDGQLIDVEYIKGGEYEVDILGKKYRADCHLRSPFDPTGQRVLGNYASESKANK, from the exons ATGTGGCGCCAACGCATCCTGCAGCAGGCATCCCGCCGGGGGATGAGCAAGCAAACCAAAGGAGtcggagaaggaggagcagccaGGAAGGAGCCCAGTGGTTCGTTGCCTTCATCGGCGGATGTGGTGGTGATTGGCGGCGGGTCCGCCGGCTGCCACACTTTATACCACCTGGCTCGACGTGGTGTCAAGGCCGTGCTCCTGGAGCGTGCTCAACTCACGGCTGGCACCACCTGGCACACCGCCGGCCTGTTGTGGCGTCTGCGTCCCAACGATGTGGACATCCAGCTGCTGGCCAACTCGCGCCGGATGCTGCAGCAATTGGAGGAGGAAACGGGCCTAGATCCGGGTTGGATACAGAATGGAGGCATCTTCATTGCGCACAACGAAACGCGACTGGACGAGTACCGACGGCTGGCCACGGTGGGCTCTGCTCTGGGCATTGAGAACCAAGTGCTGAGTCCGGAGGAGACACAGAAACTGTTCCCCCTCCTCGATCCCTCGGCTTTTGTGGGAGCTCTCTACTCACCCGGCGATGGTGTCATGGATCCTGCCATGCTCTGTGCGGCTCTCAAAAAGGCAGCCACCAATCTGGGCGCCCAAGTGATAGAGAACTGTGGAGTGGATGACCTCCTGCTGGAACAGAACTCCAGGGGTAAGAAGGTAGTGGGTGTGTCCACTTCCTTTGGCGATATCAGGTCAGAGAAGGTTGTGAATGCCACGGGCGTTTGGGGACGCGATCTGGTGGCCAAGCATGGCTCCCACCTGCCGTTGGTGCCCATGAAGCATGCCTACATTGTGTCCGAGTCGATTCCTGGCGTCCGTGGGCTGCCCAACATCAGGGATCACGACTACTCCACCTACTTCCGGATCCAGGGCGATGCCATCTGCATGGGTGGCTACGAACCGAATCCCATACTCCTGGAGCCAGTGCCCAAGGACTTTCACTTTGGCCTCTACGAGCTGGACTGGTCCGTGTTCGAGGCTCATGTCGAGGGCGCCCAGAAATTGTGTCCCAGCTATGCCAAGTACGGAGTCAAGAGCACGGTCTGCGGTCCTGAATCCTTCACCCCCGACCACAAGCCTTTAATGGGTCCTGATCCTGTTCTGAGTGGACTCTACCACAACTGCGGCTTCAACTCGGCGGGCATGATGTTCGGCGGCGGTTGCGGAGAGCAGACGGCCCTCTGGGTTACCAAGGGACAGCCGGACCTGCCCATGTTCGGCTTTGATCTGCGACGCTTCACCCAGGAGCAAGGCAAGGCCACTCAGTGGATCAGGGAGAAGTCGCACGAGAGCTACGTGAAGAACTACAGTATGGTGTTCAAGTACGATCAGCCATTGGCGGGACGTGACTTCCAAAAGGATCCGCTCCATGACGAGATGATGCAGGCGGGCGCCGTGATGGAGGAGAAGCAGGGCTGGGAGAGGCCGGGCTTCTTTCTGCCTGCAAACTCCAAGAAGGCGGTGGTTCTGCCCTACGACTGGTATGGCAGCTATGGCCACCAAAGGATCCAAGACAGCGAGTACGAGCGGGTTTTGGAGGGAGATCTACACTACAGCAGATTCTCGGAGCACCATGAACTG ATTGGATCAGAGGCCTTGGCCTGCCGCAACAATGCCGTTGTCTTCAACATGAGCTACTTTGCCAAGCTGCTGCTGGATGGTTCCCAGGCCCAGGAGGCCGCCGACTGGCTCTTCTCCGCCAACACCAATCGGGAGCCCAGCAA AACCGTTTACACCTGCGCCCTCAATGATGCTGGCGGCGTAGAGGCCGATGTGACCATCTCCCGCCTGGAGTCCGGCTCAGGCCAAATCCATGATCCCAAAATCAATGGTCAAGGCTTTTATATTGTGGCTGGCGGAGCCTCTGCCTTTTACACGTATAGCGCTCTCCAGGCCGAGATCCGGCGCAAGGGTTTCAATGCCAATCTCAAGGACTTGACCGCCGAGTTGGGTGTCATTTCCATCCAGGGACCCAACAGCCGAAAGATCCTGCAGCCCCTGATCGACTGCGATCTGTCGGACGAGCAGGTGCCCCCGAATAGCACACGACTGGCCAGCTTTGGGGATGTGGGCGTGCGCCTGCTCCGAGTGAGCTTCGTGGGCGAGCTGGGCTATGAGCTCCATGTGCCCAAGAAGGACTGTGTGGCTGTCTATAGGAACCTAATGAAGGCGGGCGCAGGGCAGGATCTACGCAATGCTGGCTACCGCTCGCTGTACTCCCTTAGCAGCGAGAAGGGCTACCATTTGTGGAGCTTCGATCTGCGGCCGGATGACACTCCCCTGGAGGCTGGTCTGGGATTCACCTGTCGCCGCAATGGAGCTGACTACCGAGGCAAGGCAGCCATAGAAAAACAGCGAGCGGAGGGCTTGAAGAAGCGCCTGGTCTACCTGACCCTCCAAGATCAGGTGCCCATTTGGGGCCTAGAGGGTGTCTACCGCAACGGCGAGCCCGTGGGCATTCTGCGGCGTGCAGAGTATGCCTATACCCTAGGCAAGTCCCTGGGACAGGCCTACATCTCCCGACCCGATGGCCAGCTCATCGATGTCGAGTACATCAAGGGCGGGGAGTACGAGGTGGATATTTTGGGCAAGAAATACCGCGCCGACTGCCACTTGCGCAGCCCATTCGATCCCACCGGCCAACGGGTTCTCGGTAACTATGCATCGGAGTCCAAGGCCAATAAATAA
- the LOC108073061 gene encoding sodium-independent sulfate anion transporter has translation MRADEDNLYREQLPSLGSLIRDGGRKLCRPATVTSKFPILNWLPRYRLEYIMQDFIAGFTVGLTTIPQAIAYGVVAGLEPQYGLYSAFMGCFTYIVFGSCKDVTIATTAIMALMVNQYATISPDYAVLVCFLAGCIVLLLGLLNMGVLVRFISIPVITGFTMAAATTIGSAQINNIVGLSSPSNDLLPAWKNFFTHLDSIRIWDALLGISSLVFLLLMTLVKDIKWGNRIFWKYLGLSRNALAVIFGTFLAYILSRDGNQPFRVTGNITAGVPPFRLPPFSTTVDGEYVSFGDMISTVGASLGSIPLISILEIVAISKAFSKGKIVDASQEMVALGMCNIMGSFVLSMPVTGSFTRTAVNNASGVKTPLGGAVTGTLVLMALAFLTQTFYFIPKCTLAAIIIAAMISLVELHKIKDMWQSKKKDLFPFTVTLITCMFWSLEYGILCGIAANMVYILYSSARPHVDIKLEKVNGHEVGLVDVKQKLDYASAEYLKEKVVRFLNQQNGETQLVVIRGEEINSIDYTVAMNIVSMKGDLEALNCAMICWNWNIASAGVVCRLKNDLRPIFKFDVTLEEVVASHFDSPSHTASTVTMEA, from the exons ATGAGAGCCGATGAGG ATAATCTCTACCGGGAGCAGTTGCCCAGCCTGGGCTCGCTTATCAGGGATGGAGGTCGCAAGCTGTGTCGGCCGGCGACCGTGACCAGCAAGTTCCCGATTCTCAACTGGCTGCCCCGCTACCGGCTGGAGTACATCATGCAGGATTTTATAGCTGGCTTCACCGTGGGCCTGACCACTATTCCGCAGGCCATAGCCTATGGTGTGGTGGCTGGTTTGGAGCCACAGTATGGCTTGTACTCTGCCTTTATGGGCTGCTTCACCTACATTGTTTTTGGCTCCTGCAAGGATGTCACCATTG CCACCACAGCCATCATGGCCCTGATGGTCAACCAATATGCCACCATTAGTCCGGACTATGCTGTTTTAGTGTGCTTTTTGGCTGGCTGCATTGTCCTGCTGCTTGGGCTGCTCAACATGGGCGTGCTGGTGCGCTTCATCTCGATACCCGTAATCACAGGCTTCACCATGGCGGCGGCCACCACCATAGGAAGTGCCCAGATCAACAATATTGTGGGTCTGTCCA GTCCTTCGAATGACTTGCTGCCCGCCTGGAAGAACTTCTTCACGCACTTGGACTCTATAAGGATCTGGGATGCCCTGCTGGGCATCTCTTCTCTTGTTTTCCTGCTCCTCATGACG CTTGTCAAGGACATCAAGTGGGGCAATCGCATTTTCTGGAAGTACCTGGGTCTCTCTCGCAATGCCCTGGCTGTGATCTTTGGCACCTTTTTGGCCTACATCCTGAGCAGAGATGGAAATCAACCCTTCCGGGTCACCGGCAATATTACGGCAGGAGTGCCGCCCTTCCGACTGCCGCCCTTTAGCACCACTGTGGATGGGGAGTACGTGTCCTTTGGCGACATGATCAGCACAGTGGGCGCCTCGCTGGGCTCCATTCCGCTGATCTCCATCCTGGAAATAGTGGCTATATCGAAGGCTTTTT CCAAGGGAAAAATTGTAGACGCCTCGCAGGAGATGGTGGCTCTGGGCATGTGCAACATCATGGGCAGCTTTGTGCTGTCCATGCCCGTGACCGGATCATTTACCCGAACAGCAGTGAATAATGCCAGTGGAGTGAAGACACCTCTGGGCGGTGCAGTGACTGGCACTTTGGTGCTAATGGCCTTGGCTTTCCTCACACAAACCTTTTACTTTATACCCAAGTGCACGCTGGCTGCCATCATTATAGCGGCGATGATATCCCTGGTGGAGCTGCACAAGATCAAGGATATGTGGCAGTCAAAAA AGAAGGATCTCTTTCCCTTTACGGTCACGCTGATCACCTGCATGTTCTGGAGCCTGGAGTATGGCATTCTGTGTGGCATAGCTGCCAATATGGTGTACATCCTCTACAGCAGTGCCCGTCCCCATGTGGACATCAAGTTGGAGAAGGTCAATGGCCATGAAGTGGGTCTCGTGGATGTGAAACAGAAGCTGGACTATGCCTCTGCAGAATACCTCAAGGAGAAGGTGGTTCGCTTCCTCAACCAGCAGAACGGAGAGACCCAATTGGTGGTCATACGCGGCGAGGAGATCAACTCGATTGACTACACAGTGGCCATG AACATTGTCTCCATGAAGGGGGATTTGGAGGCCCTAAACTGCGCCATGATCTGCTGGAACTGGAACATTGCCTCCGCTGGAGTGGTCTGTCGCCTGAAGAATGACCTGCGACCCATCTTCAAGTTTGATGTGACgctggaggaggtggtggccaGTCACTTTGATAGTCCCTCGCACACAGCCTCCACCGTGACCATGGAGGCCTAG
- the LOC108072904 gene encoding WD repeat-containing protein 5 produces the protein MTEQMESVEMDCTETINPAEEPPVTPGNQEADEDIFRVPLPPKPDCPGYAVKSTLSGHKSCITSVKFRPDGQQLVSSSSDTLLMLWDVNTAKFQQSMSGHKVGINDLTWSQGHLLASCSDDKTVRLWDPRLGTCQKTLRGHSLQVFACRFNPSGNLLASCSFDETVRLWDVRTNRALKVVPAHHDPITSLDFNRDGTLFATGSFDGLIRVWDTATCQLLKTLIDGDNAPVGHVKFSPNGRYVLASTLNCTLKLWNFFKAKCLRSYRGHVNEAYCINSNFSITGGIWIVSGSEDKSLCIWKLQNKELVQKADTEGDQVICTDCHPKENVIATGALQNGFTVKLWKSSEEESPAVQS, from the coding sequence ATGACTGAACAAATGGAATCGGTGGAAATGGACTGCACAGAGACAATAAATCCTGCCGAGGAACCACCGGTAACCCCTGGTAATCAGGAAGCGGATGAGGACATCTTCAGGGTGCCTTTGCCCCCGAAGCCCGATTGCCCGGGCTACGCCGTAAAGAGCACCCTGTCCGGACACAAGTCATGCATCACGTCTGTAAAGTTTCGTCCGGATGGCCAGCAGCTGGTCAGCAGCTCGTCTGACACGCTCCTGATGCTGTGGGACGTTAACACAGCCAAGTTTCAGCAATCGATGTCTGGGCATAAGGTGGGAATTAATGATTTGACCTGGTCGCAGGGACACCTCTTGGCCAGCTGTAGCGACGACAAGACCGTGCGTCTGTGGGATCCTCGCCTCGGGACATGTCAAAAGACCCTGCGAGGGCACAGCCTTCAGGTCTTCGCGTGCCGCTTCAATCCGTCCGGAAACTTGCTGGCCTCCTGCAGCTTCGATGAGACTGTCCGCCTGTGGGATGTGCGAACGAACCGGGCCCTGAAGGTGGTGCCAGCCCATCATGATCCCATTACCTCGTTGGACTTCAATCGCGATGGCACTCTCTTCGCCACTGGGAGCTTCGACGGCCTGATCCGCGTGTGGGACACGGCCACCTGTCAGCTGCTAAAGACCCTCATTGACGGCGACAATGCGCCGGTGGGCCATGTGAAGTTCTCGCCCAACGGCCGGTATGTCCTGGCCTCCACCCTGAACTGCACCCTCAAGCTGTGGAACTTCTTCAAGGCCAAGTGCCTGCGCTCGTACCGCGGACATGTGAACGAGGCCTACTGCATCAACTCAAACTTCTCGATCACTGGCGGCATCTGGATTGTGTCGGGCAGCGAGGACAAGTCGCTGTGCATCTGGAAGCTGCAGAACAAGGAGCTGGTCCAGAAGGCGGACACCGAGGGTGACCAAGTGATCTGCACTGACTGCCATCCCAAGGAGAATGTGATAGCCACGGGGGCCCTGCAGAACGGCTTTACTGTGAAGCTCTGGAAGAGCAGCGAAGAGGAGTCTCCAGCGGTTCAGTCATAA